The genomic window GTAAAGTAATTTTTCATATATCAGTATGTCAGCCAGCTGTCGTCTCTTGGGTCAAGCTGAGTTTTCCTGCACACTTTCCTGGAATAGCCTTCACTGTGTCAGGACAGCACTTACTGACAGATTTCTGTAAcacataaaatgtcagaaaatgtcgATCATTGTTTCCCAAAGAAAACGTGATGTCTCCAAATGCCGTGTTTTGCCCACAGCCCAAAATTATTGACTTTGCTATGATAGAATAATGAAGAAAGAAATCAGAAAtgattcacatttaagaagttgGAATCATTAAACTTGGAATTTTTTCCttagaaaataaaagagattaaaatgatataaaatgattaatcgattatcaaaatagttggcgattAATTTTACAACTGgaaattaatcagttaatcaattaatccTTGCAGGTCTAGTAAAAAAGTATTACTACAATAGCCATTTAACAAGGTGAATTAACTTGAGGGATGAATAGTGGCATCTGGTGGCTATAACCAGACATAGCGGATGAGGCAGAACTCAATTAGCAACCATCAATCAACTAGAAATACTAAATAGACAAATACAAAGACTAAATATGAGTTACTGGCAGTCATTCAACACTTTAAACTATCATACAACAGAAgacgtgaatgtgtgtgtgtttgaggaggCATAAGACAGAAATTTGGATAATTTCTGTCATTCTCTGTGATTAAATGTTGAATGTGAATTATGTGGGTAATGTCCAAAACCTTTTGGACTAGCTAGTGAGCATGAAGGGTAAATGGCCTGGCCAGATTCTATCCAGTTGTAGTCATATTATAGACCCACTAATGTGAatgaagtcaaaataaaaacattttccatgGTAAACCTAGGGATACCATTAGGACAACTACTAGTCTACTGCTACTATTCATTCAATCATTTAGACTCAATctttttatttacatgaaaaGTTACAAAAGTTAGGTCGTTTCACAAAAGGATGGACTCacaaattaacattaacacaggcttttcttgctgtaatcattcctcctattcatactgaccattagaagatcccttcataatgcacttacaatgtaaagtCAGATTCCCCcttgcatgtatttaaaagttgatataGCTAATAAGCAATAGATataagctaatatgaagcttcaaaaCATATATCTTTCAAGGTTACAgcctttttagtgccaaagtccctctttttgttactatacttccaacacagctcaacagggaaacactgtccaaggaaacccaaagagggaattttggTAAGTTTCACTATGTATTTTGATTTGGATCTTTTAATTGTGAGTATGAactggaggaatgattacagcgaggaaaacctctttcactgtgcATATGGACAACTGACTGCTGTTGTAAGTAATAGAtggtgaacctatcctttaaacaCAGTGTCCTCACATTGCAGTGTATGAACAGCAGATGGCGCTATATCGTGTTTCCTCCTGCCGTTTGTTGCAGTTCCTCTTCCGGGCTCTAATGTTTACAACTGGGAGCAGAGTAAGAGAAGCACAGGGCTGTTTTCCTGGCTGAAGAATACCATCCTTCATCTTTATGAATAACATGTACTTCAGTTGCTAGGGTTTACGTCCACTCACGGTACGTTATACCACAGGACTGCGCCTCCTTTACGTGAACAATAGCTAACGTAGCAGGCTGCTCAGCTAACCGGCTAACGATAGCTAACTGAAATGAACAGTATCAGACAGAAATGTGTCTTAACTAAAGGTTTCAGTATCACAGacagtgtgtttacagtgtgaaATAAACAGGCAATGTAAACACTAATAATGACGTTAATGCTgaatgtatatacagtatgttacgTTTATGTCATTGACTAGACTTTGGGTTTTATAATGTATTCGGTTGAATGTGGGTAGGCTAGATGTTGTGTTGTTATATAACATTATTAGTGTGGGGAAAACAGCAGTAAGTGGAGAAAATGGCAAAAGTCGTCAGACCGAATGATAGTTTATATGAATTCATGCAACAAGCTTATTGCAGCGTAATAACATGAATAAGTAATAGAGTAAGTAAGTAATTAACAGTGTTTCAAACTGGTAAACTGGTGGCAAGTGGAAAAGACAAATACATAATTAGATGATGTAATtgtaaaaacaatgtaaataatgAGACAAAGTTAGGAATTCAGTTGTTAAAATTattgtttaatatataaaaataaatggggTTAAATGAATTGTTCTCATAAAAACAGAGGCAGCAGGGCTCCTTCATCACGATCAGCTGCTGAGGGTCCAAGTGTGGAATAAactatgaagaaaaaaagcagacatCCAAAGTCATCTGAGGCTTCACGAAAGACCAACCGGACACAGACGAGCGTGACCGTCAATGAAGGGAAGAGGCCACCTGGAAACAGAGGGAGACCTCGGAAGACCGGCCCTGTAACTGCAGACAGTTTCTACCATGaaaacactgcaacacacacaacctctAACTCAGACTTAAGTGTGacagacacaaagaaacacacagagagcaaggCGAAATCATCAGGTGAGTGGCTCGGTACCAGTGTTCATTTCTGGTGTCTTCTTATGTATAGAGAGAAAGTCACATCAAATCACATTCAAAAACTGGCAGATTATAGTGGATTTGTGTATCCTCAACATTTTTTGAACAGTGGAACTATGTTTAACAAAGTGCTGCTAGTTGGATCAAGTGTATATTTAGTTGAAGATTGTCTATtaactgtgaaataaatgttttatatacacatgttcaacataaaaaaaacaagattaattAAGAGTTAAAATCCAGATTTTTAAATGGAGGTCAGTATATACACATCATTTAATGGAGTTTGGAAAAATGTGACCCCGAAAAATGACTCAACCTGTCAAGTTCTGGTTTTGTGTGGACGTGTTTGCCCTAAAGTAagtcttttctttctcaaatgGTTTTATATGAAGGCTTTTTAGAGCTGCAAGTATGCAGTGTTCTCTAAGAAACAAtcaaaaagtagagaaaaatgaaatgtttgtctGTCTAATCACTTAAATTATCTTGTGACCCTTCAAATTTCTTTTGGGACCTCTTGAGAGGTCCAGTCCCTCACTTTGGGAACCACTTATTTAGGCAAAGATGATCAATTTACACTCAAGATCCCCTCCTTTGGCAGTCCACCAGAAACAGCCTTTGTTTACCTATTTTGGCTCCTGACTGACACTTCAGAAAGAACTGATCTGGTTTgctttggggttgttttttctgtctcaatAGGTAGACTGTCTACTGCTATCTGCAGGCTCTGCCATGGGAAGTTTTCTCCACGGAGCCTGCGGCATGCCTTCAACAAATGGCCTCAGAATTCGACAGTTATTGTTGAAGACGAGTCAGATTCGCCCCTTTTATTCCACACGGACTTCCAGCGACTGGTCGGGGTCCAGTTGGACCGTGACCCACGGTTATCAGAATATATCTGCAAGAAGTGTCACACCAAGTTCTACAAGTGCCACAGCATCCTGGTGAGGTTTCTGCAGAGAGTCAACCTCCTGCCTCCTGTTGGGAAAGAGAACTCTAAAAGCCGGTGAGTACAAGAAGGTGGAGAGCTGTAGTTCTTCTACAAATAAAACAGCCTAGTAGTGTGTACATATTGCAGCATTGTCAACTATTCATgcagaaaatatacaaatatcagcagcttttttgtttcctttttaggAAGAATGCAAAGTGTCCAGAATCATCAGTAAACCATGGATCAACAAGTAAATACCATCACTTCCTCCTCATGTTTTGATGTCATTGATTGCATCAGTCTGTTGagacattgtgtttttttttctttcagcgACACCGTCCTTTACCTCGGACCCTAAGTGCCTCCATAATCTGGTATCCTGGGCTCACCACCACGGAGAAGGCTGCCGATCCTGCCCTGACCTGAAGGAGGTGCTGGAGGGTCGGTGCTGGGGTTCCGTCAAGGCCGTGTGGGGTTGTGTTGATGGCCACAGCTACACCATGGACACCCAGAGCAGCAACCCCACCAACCCAGCATACACGTTGAACTTTGGAGCCTTAGGGAGTGGAAACGGTGATGGAGGGATgtctgaggaggaggaacaggagcaggacgaggaggtggaggatgatgaagaagagCAGCCCGGCGGGAATGCAAGGACCCCAGCAGGAAGTACAGTCGGTCTGGCTAAGCACAGTGCACCTACAGTGAAACCACAGACTCATAGCTCAGCACTAACTGACTGGACCAGCAACACTGAAGGTGAGATTGTTTACATGTCAAGAAATGTTATATATCTTATCAACTTCATAgtgtacaaatataaataaggaTAAAATGGAAAGGAAACCAAACTGGGGCTGAAAAGGAACATATGAGAGAAATCATATAATGTAGTGAATTTAGCACTGCa from Scomber scombrus chromosome 6, fScoSco1.1, whole genome shotgun sequence includes these protein-coding regions:
- the znf276 gene encoding zinc finger protein 276, translated to MKKKSRHPKSSEASRKTNRTQTSVTVNEGKRPPGNRGRPRKTGPVTADSFYHENTATHTTSNSDLSVTDTKKHTESKAKSSGRLSTAICRLCHGKFSPRSLRHAFNKWPQNSTVIVEDESDSPLLFHTDFQRLVGVQLDRDPRLSEYICKKCHTKFYKCHSILVRFLQRVNLLPPVGKENSKSRKNAKCPESSVNHGSTTTPSFTSDPKCLHNLVSWAHHHGEGCRSCPDLKEVLEGRCWGSVKAVWGCVDGHSYTMDTQSSNPTNPAYTLNFGALGSGNGDGGMSEEEEQEQDEEVEDDEEEQPGGNARTPAGSTVGLAKHSAPTVKPQTHSSALTDWTSNTEDFPGHEEALSPAPAQMEDRNADSDLSDRVISEDELEESRKGGLSDDELFEPYSDKRVNIPSKRRRSPKNPEEPKIKKKPGPKPGWKNKFKPKGEELPNIYKCPYQGCTAVYRAPDGLKKHIKEHHEEVKQRPCPHPGCNKVFMIDRYLQRHVKLIHTEERNYICDQCGQTFKQRKHLSVHQMRHSGAKPLQCEVCGFQCRQRASLKYHMTKHKAEADLEFACLMCGKRFEKAHNLNVHMSMVHPLTQAKVQRSSSQQQQLYSDLHTITLTGEVVQQDQDR